The DNA sequence CCCAGCCGTTCTGGCCCTGGGAGCCGTCGGCCCACTCGGCCAGGAACCCGTAGGTCTTCACATGGTTCTTGTCGAAGCCCGGATCGAGGCCGTTGCGGCCCTTGGTGTCGACGGTGGCCTTGGCGATCACCTTCTCCAGGGTGCCGCCGTCGGAGGGGTTCCAGGTCAGGTCGTTCAGCTGGGCGGCGTCGACGCCCTGCTTCTCGAACATGGTGGTGTTGTAGACGAGCGCCATGGTGTCCCAGTCCTTCGGCAGGCCGTAGCGCTTGCCGTCCTTGACCCATACCCCGGTGAGGCCGGGCTGGTAGGCGGACAGGTCCACCTTGTCGCGCTCCACCAGGGGCTGAAGGTCCAGCAGCTGGCCGCCGGCGGCGTACTGCGGATAGTAGGTGCTCTGGTTGGTCCAGACGTCGGGGGCGTCGCCGGAGACCAGCTCGACGGTGAGGTTCTGCCAGTACTGGGTCCACGCGGTCTGGGTGATCTTCACGGTGATGTCGGGATTGGCCTGGTGGAAGGCGGTCGCACAGTCCTGGTAGCCGGGCAGCTGCAAGTCGTCCCACAGCCAGTAGTCGATGGTCGTCCTGGATCCGGCCGTGTCGTCGTCGGAGCTGCCGCAGGAGACAAGGGTGGCGGTGGCGGCCAGGCACAGCAGGACGGCCGCGCCGGCGCGCAGGTGTCGGGGGCTCATCGCGGGGGCCTCTCTGGCTCGTACCGGGGGTGGTTACTTCATGCCGGTGAAGTTGAGGGACTCGACCAGTCGGCGGCCCAGCACGATCAGCAGCACCAGGACGGGCAGGACCGACAGGGCGGATCCCGCCATCAGGCCGGTCCAGTCGGGCTGGGTGTTGGGCGACTGCTGCTGGAAGATGCCGAGTGCGACGGTGAGCACCCGGGTCTGCTCCTCGCGGCCGGTCAGCAGCGGCCACAGGTAGTCCTTCCAGGCCCACACCGTGGTGGTGAGTCCGATGGTGATGAGCGGGCCGCGGCTCATGGGCATCACCACCCGCCAGAAGATGCCCCAGGCCCCCACGCCGTCCAGGACCGCCGCCTCCTCCACATCACGCGGAATCGACAGGAAGAACTGGCGCAGGAAGAAGACCGCGAACGGCGTCATGAGCACACTCGGTGCCACCATGCCGGTGAAGGTGTTCAGCCAGCCGAGGTTCTTCACCAGGACGAAGTTGGGCAGCACGGTGAAGATCGGCGGCACCATGAGCGCGGCGATCAGCACCCCGAAGACCGCGTCCCGGCCGGGGAAGCGCAACCGGGCGAAGGCGTAGCCGGCCATCGCGCAGAACAGCGTCTGCAGGGCCGCGATCAGCCCGCTGTAGACGACGGAGTTGAGCAGATAGCGCAGGAAGTCCACGTGCGCGCCGGAGCCCCCGGCGGCCTGTGCCTCCTCCTGGCTGGTCAGCCCGAGCACCCGCAGGAAGTTGATCATCGTGGGGTGGTCCGGGACGAGCCCGGTGGAGTCGGTGTAGAGGTCGGCCGCCGGGGTCAGGGCGGTGCGGACCATCCAGTAGAACGGGAAGACGGTCACGAACAGCGCGATGACGAGCACCGTCCATGCGGCGATCCGGCCGGGCGAGACCTTCGTACGGATGCGGGTCATGGTCTGCTCCTCAGGCCAGGTCCGAGCGGGAAGCACGCAACAGGCGTATCTGCACGGCGGTCAGTACGCCGAGGATCACCGCGAGCACCACGGCCACGGCGGAGGCATAGCCCATGTGGAAGTAGTTGAAGGCCTGTTCGTAGATGTAGAAGTAGATGACCCGGGTGGCGCTGACCGGTCCGCCCTTGGTGGTCACCGCGATCGTGTCGAAGATCTGGAACGAGCCGATCAGCGACACCACCAGCACCAGGGCGAGAACCGGCCGCAGCAGCGGCAGGGTGATCCGGGTGAACATCCGCCACTCGCCGGCGCCGTCCAGGGCGGCGCTCTCGTACAGGTACTGCGGGACCTGGAGCATCCCGGCGTACAGCAGCAGCGCCGTATAGCCGGTGTACGCCCAGGTGTTGACCGCGGCCACGGTCGGCATCGCCCAGTCGGGCGAGGTGAAGAAGCCGGTGGTGCCCAGGCCGAGGGCGTTCAGCACATGGTTGACGAGGCCGAGGTTGGCGTCCAGCAGCCACATCCACACCAGGCCGACGGTGACGTTGGGCACCAGCCAGGGCACCAGCAGCATCGCGCGCAGCGCCACCGACCGGGTCAGCCGGTGCATGAGCGTCGCCAGCAGCAGAGCCAGTACGGTCTGCGACCCGATGTTGAGCACCACGTAGTAGCCGGTGACCTTCAGCGCGTTCCAGAACTGCTCGTCGCCGATCAGCCGGCGGTAGTTGTCCGCGCCGACGAAGCCGGGCGTGGAGAGCAGGTTGTAGTCGGTGAGCGAGTAGTAGACGCCGCGCACGGTCGGATACGCGTAGAAGAGCGCGAACCCCACCAGCGCGGGCGCCAGGAACAGCCAGGCGGCCCTCCGGTCGTCGCGGCGCCGGCGCTGCCTGCCCGGAGCTGGGGCTTTGCCCAGGGGTGCGCCTGCGCTCTCATGCGGTGGCGCAACGGCGGTGTCCGCGCCCATGGTTCCCCTCCGAAGGGATTTGCGCCACACCTCTTGTCAGTGGGGCACCGTGGACACATATTGATGAGCAACAGCGAAACTTTGTCAATTCTGTCGCATAACAAAGCGGGGCTTCCGCTCCGCGGCGGACAGCGGAGACGAGGAGCCGGACGCCCGCGTCGGGCCCGAACTCACACGTGCCACAACGGCCGTTGACGGAGGGACGGTGGGCCGTCCCGGCGCCGCTGGACGGCACCCCCACCCGTCTTCGGAGGTTGACACCATGCGCACCTTCGCGCACCGGCGCGGCAGAGGACTGCTGGCCGCGCTCTGTTCCACAGCCGTGGTCCTCGCCCTGGCCGTGTTACCGCACACCGCCCAGGCCACCCAGGGCGCCGACACCGCCGGCGCCGCGGCCGGTTCGGCCCAGGGCGCGCCCGAGCGCCCGGCACCCGGCCCGGATCCGGACCCCGCGCTGCCGGCGCACACCCTCACCCGCGCCGACGCGCCGCTGGACAACCCGCTCAAGGGCTTCGCCCGCTTCTACCAGCCCGGAGTCGATCAGAACACGGGCTACCCGCACTCGCTGACCTGGAGCTACTTCGGCCTGTCCGAGGTCATGAACGACGCGTCGGACTGCGGACACTACGACTGGAGCGTGCTGGACAGCGCGCTCAAGGAGACCGCCTCCTACGGCAACCAGGCCGCCATCCGCTTCTACATCGAGTATCCCTACAGCAGCGGCAGCCACCCCACCAACGCCATCCCCCCGTGCTTCGACGGACACGTCGACAACCGCACCAACGCCTACTGGAACACCACCAGCCCCGACTACGACAGCGCCTACCTGCTGGATGCGCTCAAGGACTTCATCGCCGCGTTCGGCGCCCGCTACGACGGTGACCCGCGCATCGGCTTCATCCACATGGGCCTGATCGGGCTGTGGGGCGAGTGGCACACCTGGCCCTACGACACGGACACCTCGAGCGACTCATACCCCAACTACATGCCCACCGACGCCCACGCCGCCGAGATCATGCGGGCCTACAACAGCGCCTTCACCCACACCAAGGTGGAGGCCAGGTACGCGGACCTGGCCGGCGGCGCCGCCGACAGCCTCCCGGCCATCGGCTACCACGACGACTCCTTCTGCTTCCGCGAGGGCAGCCCCCTGGCCGGTGTCACCCTGCCGGCGTCGATGGGCGGGGCCTCGTACTCCCAACTGCAGAAAGCCCTCGAACACGGCGTGGAGAACCGCTGGATCACCGCCTCCATGGGCGGCGAGGTCCGTCCCGACATCCAGGGCAGGGCCTTCGCCAACTGGCCCGGCGGCTCCGGCGACGTGGACAACATGAAGGCGTGCCTGGAACTGGAGCACACCACCTGGAAGATCAATGAGGGCAGCGCCAACTACTCCGCCGACGACGCGGGCGTGGCGGCCGCGGTCCGGCTCATGGGCTACGACCTCACCGTCGACGACGCCTACTTCCACGACACCGCACAGGGCAGCACCAAGGTCGGCGTGCGGATCAGCAACAACGGCGTCGCCCCGTTCTACTACCCCTGGACGGTCAGCCTCGGGCTGAAGGACTCCACCGGCAAGGTCGTCAAGACCTGGGACACCACCTGGGACCTGCGCAAGGTGATGCCCAAGAAGATCCGGGCCTTCCCCGACTGGGGCGTGGGCTCCGATCCCACCTACCTCGACTACGGCTACCCCCGGTACTTCGACGCCACCGTCGACCTCTCCGGCGTCTCCACCGGCGACTACCAGCTCGTCATGAAGGTCAAGAACCCTCTGGAGGACACCAGTTCCCACGCCAAGAAGCTGCGCTTCGCCAACGCCACGCAGAACGCGGACGGCTGGCTCGGCCTCGGCGCCATGACCGTCGGCTGACCCGGCGACGGCGTGACCTCGGGTGTCCGGGCCGGGTCCGCCCCGGCCCGGACACCCGAGCGGCAGCGGGCCGCCTCGGGTCAGCCGGTGATGAGTTCCGTGAACCGCTGGGTGTCGATGTTGCCGCCGGAGGCGATGATGCCGATCCTGCGCGGCGCGCCTTCGAGGCGCCCGGCCATGAGGGCGGCCAGGCCGGTGGCTCCGCTGGGTTCGAGGACGATCTTCAGTCGTTCGAAGGCGAACCGCATGGCGGTGGTGATGTCCTCGTCGCTGACGAGGGTGACGGCGTCGACCAGGCGCTGGTTGATGGCGAAGGTGAGCTCGCCGGGTGTGGGCAGGGCCTGACCGTCGGCGATGGTACGGGGCACGGGGATGGTGACGCGTTCGCCGCTTTCCAGGGAGC is a window from the Streptomyces luomodiensis genome containing:
- a CDS encoding ABC transporter substrate-binding protein, which encodes MSPRHLRAGAAVLLCLAATATLVSCGSSDDDTAGSRTTIDYWLWDDLQLPGYQDCATAFHQANPDITVKITQTAWTQYWQNLTVELVSGDAPDVWTNQSTYYPQYAAGGQLLDLQPLVERDKVDLSAYQPGLTGVWVKDGKRYGLPKDWDTMALVYNTTMFEKQGVDAAQLNDLTWNPSDGGTLEKVIAKATVDTKGRNGLDPGFDKNHVKTYGFLAEWADGSQGQNGWGDFAASNGFTFLDKNPWGTHYQYDDPKLAETITWFKHLIDKGYAPPLDKKSTLANSELLMAGKGAMMVTGSWTISTFTKPKVKQKFAFAPLPTGPAGRKSALNGSSDAIWAGTKHKEQAWKWVKFLASPECQNLVAKRGIVFPALKSATQKALAVHRAKGEDVHVFTDAAAAKDGTFLLPVTENGTEISPIVQDAIQSAILGQASPEAALKSANDKANGLLK
- a CDS encoding carbohydrate ABC transporter permease, with amino-acid sequence MTRIRTKVSPGRIAAWTVLVIALFVTVFPFYWMVRTALTPAADLYTDSTGLVPDHPTMINFLRVLGLTSQEEAQAAGGSGAHVDFLRYLLNSVVYSGLIAALQTLFCAMAGYAFARLRFPGRDAVFGVLIAALMVPPIFTVLPNFVLVKNLGWLNTFTGMVAPSVLMTPFAVFFLRQFFLSIPRDVEEAAVLDGVGAWGIFWRVVMPMSRGPLITIGLTTTVWAWKDYLWPLLTGREEQTRVLTVALGIFQQQSPNTQPDWTGLMAGSALSVLPVLVLLIVLGRRLVESLNFTGMK
- a CDS encoding carbohydrate ABC transporter permease; the protein is MGADTAVAPPHESAGAPLGKAPAPGRQRRRRDDRRAAWLFLAPALVGFALFYAYPTVRGVYYSLTDYNLLSTPGFVGADNYRRLIGDEQFWNALKVTGYYVVLNIGSQTVLALLLATLMHRLTRSVALRAMLLVPWLVPNVTVGLVWMWLLDANLGLVNHVLNALGLGTTGFFTSPDWAMPTVAAVNTWAYTGYTALLLYAGMLQVPQYLYESAALDGAGEWRMFTRITLPLLRPVLALVLVVSLIGSFQIFDTIAVTTKGGPVSATRVIYFYIYEQAFNYFHMGYASAVAVVLAVILGVLTAVQIRLLRASRSDLA
- a CDS encoding DUF4832 domain-containing protein, with product MRTFAHRRGRGLLAALCSTAVVLALAVLPHTAQATQGADTAGAAAGSAQGAPERPAPGPDPDPALPAHTLTRADAPLDNPLKGFARFYQPGVDQNTGYPHSLTWSYFGLSEVMNDASDCGHYDWSVLDSALKETASYGNQAAIRFYIEYPYSSGSHPTNAIPPCFDGHVDNRTNAYWNTTSPDYDSAYLLDALKDFIAAFGARYDGDPRIGFIHMGLIGLWGEWHTWPYDTDTSSDSYPNYMPTDAHAAEIMRAYNSAFTHTKVEARYADLAGGAADSLPAIGYHDDSFCFREGSPLAGVTLPASMGGASYSQLQKALEHGVENRWITASMGGEVRPDIQGRAFANWPGGSGDVDNMKACLELEHTTWKINEGSANYSADDAGVAAAVRLMGYDLTVDDAYFHDTAQGSTKVGVRISNNGVAPFYYPWTVSLGLKDSTGKVVKTWDTTWDLRKVMPKKIRAFPDWGVGSDPTYLDYGYPRYFDATVDLSGVSTGDYQLVMKVKNPLEDTSSHAKKLRFANATQNADGWLGLGAMTVG